The proteins below come from a single Sorghum bicolor cultivar BTx623 chromosome 4, Sorghum_bicolor_NCBIv3, whole genome shotgun sequence genomic window:
- the LOC8056089 gene encoding DNA polymerase epsilon catalytic subunit A, producing MSGRRGSAARGGGGGGGGNWRRSGSAKAKEQRLRLGAEELLESRLGFAPYTDGERRLGWLLTFSPSSWEDEDTGKIYSCVDLYFVSQDGSTFKVKYKFRPYFYAATKDKMELEVEAYIRRRYEGEISDIEIIEKEDLDLKNHLSGLKRKYLKLQFDTVQQLMHVRNDLLHVVEKNEEKLDAVEAFESIHGVKRVERPQDYINYIIDLREYDVPYHVRFAIDNDVRSGQWYNVSVSGSDVLLQRREDLLQRAEVHVCAFDIETTKLPLKFPDAEYDTVMMISYMIDGQGYLIINRECVGEDIEDLEYTPKPEFEGYFRVKNVQTELDLLKAWFSHMQEVKPGIYVTYNGDFFDWPFLEKRAAHHGIKMNEEIGFQCDNNQGECRAKFSCHLDCFAWVKRDSYLPQGSQGLKAVTKAKLGYDPLEVNPEDMVRFAMEQPQTMASYSVSDAVATYYLYMTYVHPFIFSLATIIPMSPDEVLRKGSGTLCEMLLMVQAFKASVICPNKHQADLEKFYNNRLLESETYIGGHVECLETGVFRSDLPTKFQLEPLAYEQLIGNLDRDLQYAIAVEGKLDIDSVTNYDEVKDAIEQKLVALRDHPIREERPLIYHLDVAAMYPNIILTNRLQPPSIVTDVDCTACDFNRPGKNCLRKLEWVWRGETYMAKKNDYYHIKRQIESELIQSGGIASSKPFLDLSKPEHLLKLKDRLKKYCQKAHKRVVDKPITEVREAGICMRENSFYVDTVRSFRDRRYEYKGLNKTWKGKLAEAKASGNSMKIQEAQDMVVLYDSLQLAHKCILNSFYGYVMRKGARWYSMEMAGVVTYTGAKIIQNARLLVEKIGRPLELDTDGIWCVLPGSFPENFTFKTKAGKKLTISYPCVMLNVDVARNNTNDQYQTLKDPVNKTYTTHSECSIEFEVDGPYKAMILPASKEEGILIKKRYAVFNEDGTLAELKGFEIKRRGELKLIKVFQAEVFDKFLHGSTLEECYSAVASVANRWLDLLDNQGIDIADSELLDFISESSTMSKSLVDYGEQKSCAVTTAKRLAEFLGDSMVKDKGLHCQYIVAREPQGTPVSERAVPVAIFETDPEIAKHYLRKWCRISSDASIRSIVDWSYYKQRLSSAIQKIITIPAAMQKISNPVPRVLHPDWLHKKVREKDDRFRQRKLRDIFSPLAKEEGLQNLNRTGDMEDLLISNKDLRKNPSHGLDIDKENNPNGASVGTGLNNSKKQQNCITGLNVPPASQIQNDAAEETVDKSTDYQGWLDAKKRKWKYVREQKKRRRLGAAATFDSPNALLSARHANQLPGNSRNRSTFFQKQELALFRSHWQIIQLASSTVPGHFFAWVVAEGIMFKIPINVPRTFYLNSKAPVTEEFPGRRVKKILPHGRPCFNLIEVVTTEEQFRAEGKKLAAHLAEPDVEGIYETKIPPDLNAVLQIGCVCKVDKSAKKRSIQDGWDLAELQMKTTAECSYLEQTVSFFYLYHSFNEGRAVYVFYFPTSLRIHAVVVNPFRNKEISPSFLEKQFRDACQALGSVPENLSFHVDYQTSIDAGSKYVQRMLLEYRQQHPGPVIGIIECPKLQAIKAAVRALDDFPCVTIPSNARDNNYQALGWQATAGRTSMQRCAASTQWFNERISLARYAHVPLGNFELDWLLFTADVFFSRALRDQQQVLWISDDGIPDLGGTYEGETCFADEVIQPALTYPGAYRRVSVELKIHHLAVNALLKSSQVDEMEGGSIGSFGNDVPPGPHGTETDFDDASLCIPAFQVLKQLIQRCISDAVSSGNVFADAILQHLYRWLCSPRSKLHDPALHRLLHNVMKKVFALLLAEFRKLGANVIFANFSKIIIDTGKVDLSSAHAYCDSLLKTLQTRDLFEWIELEPLHFWHSLLFMDQYNYGGIQAKAQNVDSSDGDNDIDIVSSWNMAEDLPKDTQDHFVLIVSEFLYIPWKFMKEQVATQATIRDDTSCTPSVTVMAAENLEGQVIAHLRDKISNYFADKLLRTVSDILHHFKGKSKHESDEPANRESDPHTHKGDAALEFIKHVCAVLALDQNVQHDILRMRKNLLKLVRVKEFAPEAQFQDPCASFTLPNVICSYCNDCRDLDLCRDSTLQGQEWRCAVPQCGQPYHREQMENALLQVVRQRERLYHLQDLVCVRCRQVKAAHLSEQCSCGGSFRCKEESSYFLSKMRVFLKVAVNQKFQLLQDCVQWILEVR from the exons ATGAGCGGGCGGCGGGGTTCAGCTGCCAGAGGCGGCGGAGGGGGAGGCGGCGGGAACTGGCGGCGGAGCGGGTCGGCGAAGGCGAAGGAGCAGCGGCTGCGCCTGGGCGCGGAGGAGCTCCTCGAGAGCCGGCTGGGATTCGCGCCATACACTGACGGGGAGCGGCGCCTCGGGTGGCTTCTCACATTCTCGCCG TCATCATGGGAAGACGAGGACACCGGAAAAATCTACAGCTGTGTTGACTTATACTTTGTGTCACAG GATGGGTCTACATTTAAAGTGAAATACAAGTTTCGGCCTTACTTTTATGCTGCGACTAAG GACAAGATGGAGTTGGAAGTTGAGGCATATATTAGGCGACGTTATGAAGGGGAAATTTCTGACATAGAAATAATTGAGAAGGAGGATTTAGATCTG AAAAATCATCTTTCTGGCTTGAAGAGAAAATACCTGAAGCTTCAGTTTGATACCGTACAGCAATTAATGCATGTAAGAAATGACTTATTACATGTTGTTGAGAAGAATGAAGAAAAATTAGATGCTGTGGAGGCATTTGAATCAATTCATGGTGTAAAAAG GGTAGAAAGGCCACAAGATTACATAAATTACATCATTGATTTGCGTGAATATGATGTTCCATATCATGTTCGTTTTGCTATAGATAATG ATGTCAGAAGTGGACAGTGGTACAATGTTAGTGTATCTGGTTCTGATGTTTTGCTTCAGAGAAGGGAAGACCTGCTTCAGCGTGCAGAAGTTCATGTATGTGCATTTGATATTGAGACCACAAAGCTGCCCCTGAAGTTTCCAGATGCTGAATACGACACCGTAATGATGATTTCATACATGATTGATGGACAAGGGTACCTGATAATCAACAGAGAG TGCGTTGGAGAAgacattgaagatttggagtaCACACCTAAACCCGAATTTGAGGGGTATTTTAGAGTTAAGAATGTTCAAACTGAG TTGGATCTACTTAAAGCATGGTTTTCTCATATGCAAGAGGTTAAGCCTGGCATTTATGTTACATACAATGGTGACTTTTTTGACTGGCCATTTTTAGAGAAGAGGGCTGCACACCATGGAATAAAAATGAATGAG GAGATTGGTTTCCAATGTGACAATAATCAGGGCGAGTGTCGGGCTAAATTTTCTTGCCATCTTGACTGTTTTGCTTGGGTGAAGCGAGACAGTTACCTTCCACAAGGAAGCCAAGGTCTAAAG GCTGTTACAAAAGCCAAGCTAGGTTACGATCCTCTGGAGGTTAATCCAGAAGATATGGTTCGCTTTGCAATGGAGCAGCCACAG ACAATGGCTTCATATTCTGTATCAGATGCTGTTGCGACGTATTATCTATACATGACTTATGTCCATCCTTTCATCTTTTCTCTTGCAACCATAATACCTATGTCACCTGATGAGGTACTGCGGAAAGGAAGTGGGACACTTTGTGAAATGCTGCTAATGGTTCAG GCATTCAAGGCTAGTGTCATTTGTCCTAACAAGCACCAAGCTGATCTGGAGAAGTTCTACAATAACCGTTTATTGGAAAGTGAAACCTACATTGGTGGTCATGTTGAGTGTCTTGAAACTGGTGTGTTTAGATCTGATCTTCCCACCAAGTTCCAACTTGAACCATTAGCATATGAG CAACTCATTGGAAATCTTGATCGTGATCTGCAATATGCCATTGCTGTAGAAGGAAAGTTGGATATTGATTCTGTAACAAATTATGATGAAGTCAAGGATGCCATAGAGCAAAAG CTTGTTGCATTGCGAGATCACCCAATTCGTGAAGAACGGCCTCTTATCTATCATCTGGATGTTGCTGCTATGTATCCAAATATTATTTTAACTAATAGACTCCAG CCACCATCCATAGTTACAGATGTGGACTGCACAGCATGTGATTTTAATCGTCCTGGAAAAAATTGCCTCAGAAAGCTTGAATGGGTCTGGCGAGGAGAGACCTACATGGCAAAAAAGAA TGACTATTATCACATAAAGAGGCAAATTGAGTCAGAGCTGATTCAATCTGGTGGCATCGCATCATCAAAGCCTTTTCTTGACCTCTCAAAACCGGAACATTTACTTAAATTGAAGGATCGTTTGAAGAAATACTGCCAAAAG GCGCACAAAAGAGTTGTTGATAAACCCATTACTGAAGTCAGAGAAGCTGGAATATGCATGCGTGAAAATTCTTTCTATGTAGACACAGTACGAAG TTTCCGTGATAGAAGATATGAATACAAAGGTCTTAACAAAACATGGAAAGGAAAATTAGCAGAAGCGAAAGCCAGTGGAAATTCTATGAAAATCCAGGAAGCACAG GACATGGTTGTCCTATATGATTCTTTGCAACTTGCTCACAAGTGCATATTGAATTCTTTTTATGGATATGTTATGCGCAA GGGAGCAAGATGGTACTCTATGGAAATGGCTGGTGTTGTAACATATACTGGTGCAAAGATTATCCAAAATGCTCGATTACTTGTGGAAAAAATTGGAAGGCCACTGGAACTTGATACAGACGGCATTTGGTGTGTTTTGCCTGGCTCATTTCCAGAAAACTTTACTTTCAAGACAAA AGCTGGGAAGAAGCTAACAATATCTTATCCCTGTGTCATGCTTAATGTTGACGTTGCAAGGAACAACACTAATGATCAATATCAA ACATTGAAAGACCCAGTAAATAAGACATATACAACACACAGTGAGTGTTCCATTGAGTTTGAGGTTGATGGACCTTACAAG GCCATGATCTTACCTGCCTCTAAAGAGGAAGGGATTCTGATAAAGAAGAGGTATGCTGTCTTCAATGAAGATGGCACCTTGGCAGAACTTAAAGGTTTTGAAATCAAGCGTCGAGGAGAGCTGAAGCTCATAAAAGTTTTTCAG GCGGAGGTGTTTGACAAATTTCTTCATGGTTCAACTTTGGAGGAATGCTATTCTGCTGTTGCCTCTGTTGCTAACCGGTGGTTGGACCTACTGGAT AATCAAGGAATTGATATTGCTGATAGTGAATTGCTTGATTTCATCTCGGAGTCGAGCACAATGAGTAAATCTTTAGTTGACTACGGAGAGCAGAAGTCATGTGCTGTAACTACAGCAAAAAGACTTGCCGAATTCCTTGGAGATTCGATGGTTAAAGACAAAGGACTACATTGCCAATATATCGTTGCTCGGGAGCCACAA GGCACTCCAGTGAGCGAGCGTGCTGTTCCGGTAGCTATATTTGAGACAGATCCTG AGATTGCGAAGCACTATTTAAGGAAATGGTGTAGAATCTCCTCTGATGCAAGCATACGATCTATTGTTGATTGGTCTTACTACAAGCAACGCCTAAGTTCAGCTATTCAGAAAATCATAACAATTCCTGCAGCAATGCAAAAg ATCTCAAATCCTGTCCCTCGAGTTCTTCATCCAGATTGGTTACACAAAAAGGTCAGGGAGAAAGATGATCGATTTCGGCAGCGTAAACTGCGTGATATCTTCAGTCCCTTGGCTAAAGAAGAGGGGCTGCAGAACTTGAATAGAACTGGAGATATGGAAGATTTATTAATTTCAAACAAGGATTTGAGAAAAAATCCTTCTCATGGTTTAGACATTGACAAAGAAAATAATCCAAATGGAGCATCAGTGGGAACTGGTTTGAATAATAGTAAAAAACAACAAAATTGTATAACTGGGTTAAATGTTCCCCCCGCTTCACAAATCCAAAATGATGCTGCTGAGGAAACAGTTGATAAGAGTACTGACTATCAAGGATGGCTTGATGCTAAGAAAAGAAAGTGGAAATATGTCCGTGAACAAAAAAAACGTCGAAG GTTGGGTGCTGCTGCCACTTTTGACAGTCCTAATGCTTTGCTCTCGGCAAGACATGCCAATCAGTTACCTGGCAACAGTCGAAATAGATCTACATTTTTCCAGAAACAAGAATTGGCTCTCTTTAGATCACATTGGCAG ATAATCCAGCTTGCTTCAAGTACAGTGCCTGGTCACTTTTTTGCGTGGGTTGTTGCTGAAGGGATTATGTTCAAGATTCCTATTAATGTGCCTAGAACTTTTTACCTAAACTCAAAGGCTCCTGTCACAGAAGAGTTTCCAGGAAGGCGTGTCAAAAAGATTCTCCCACATGGAAGACCTTGTTTCAACCTCATTGAG GTTGTAACAACTGAAGAACAATTCAGGGCCGAAGGCAAAAAACTTGCAGCTCATCTAGCAGAGCCAGATGTTGAG GGAATATACGAGACAAAAATTCCACCAGATCTCAATGCTGTTCTCCAAATTGGCTGTGTATGCAAAGTGGACAAGTCCGCAAAAAAACGAAGTATACAAGATGGATGGGATCTCGCTGAGTTGCAGATGAAAACAACTGCGGAGTGCTCATATTTGGAACAAACAGTTTCATTTTTCTATTTATACCACAG CTTCAATGAAGGAAGGGCTGTATATGTATTTTACTTCCCTACGTCTCTCCGAATACATGCAGTGGTTGTCAATCCTTTCCGTAACAAAGAAATATCTCCGTCATTTCTTGAAAAGCAATTTCGAGATGCTTGCCAAGCCCTTGGTTCTGTCCCTGAGAATCTTTCTTTCCAT GTGGACTACCAAACATCAATTGATGCTGGTAGCAAATACGTGCAAAGAATGTTACTTGAGTATAG ACAACAACATCCTGGACCTGTCATAGGCATCATAGAGTGCCCTAAACTCCAAGCTATAAAGGCAGCTGTACGAGCACTTGATGATTTCCCATGTGTAACCATTCCTAGCAATGCACGGGACAACAACTATCAG GCTCTCGGTTGGCAAGCAACAGCTGGTCGAACAAGTATGCAGCGTTGTGCAGCATCAACCCAATGGTTCAATGAACGGATTTCACTAGCTAGATATGCACAT GTGCCACTGGGTAATTTTGAGCTAGACTGGCTTCTTTTTACTGCTGATGTATTTTTTTCAAGGGCATTGCGTGATCAACAACAG GTACTATGGATATCGGATGATGGCATTCCTGATTTAGGAGGCACTTACGAAGGAGAGACATGTTTTGCTGATGAA GTCATTCAGCCTGCACTTACTTATCCTGGTGCATATAGAAGAGTTTCTGTTGAGCTTAAG ATCCACCATTTGGCGGTTAATGCTCTCCTAAAGAGTAGTCAAGTGGACGAAATGGAAGGAGGATCAATCGGTAGCTTTGGAAACGACGTGCCTCCTGGTCCACATGGCACTGAAACTGACTTTGACGATGCTAGCTTATGTATACCTGCTTTCCAGGTGCTAAAGCAACTTATTCAAAGATGCATTTCAGATGCAGTGTCGTCTGGAAATGTATTTGCTGATGCAATATTGCAACATCTCTACCGCTGGCTTTGCAG CCCACGATCGAAACTTCATGATCCAGCTCTCCATCGTCTTCTTCATAAT GTGATGAAGAAAGTCTTTGCTCTATTGTTGGCTGAGTTCCGAAAGCTGGGAGCTAATGTTATCTTTGCAAACTTTTCTAAGATAATCATAGATACTGGAAAAGTAGATTTGTCATCTGCACATGCATATTGTGATAGCTTATTGAAGACCTTGCAGACAAG GGATCTTTTCGAGTGGATAGAATTGGAACCATTGCACTTCTGGCATTCTTTACTGTTCATGGATCAG TATAACTATGGCGGAATTCAAGCTAAAGCACAAAATGTGGACTCTTCAGATGGTGATAATGATATTGACATTGTCTCAAGCTGGAACATGGCAGAAGATTTGCCCAAAGATACACAG GATCACTTTGTCTTAATTGTATCCGAATTCCTATATATTCCATGGAAATTCATGAAGGAACAAGTAGCTACTCAAGCTACCATAAGGGATGATACCTCATGCACTCCATCTGTAACAGTCATGGCCGCCGAGAATCTTGAGGGCCAGGTGATAGCACACCTCCGTGACAAG ATTAGCAATTACTTTGCAGACAAGCTTCTAAGAACCGTAAGTGATATACTTCACCATTTCAAAGGGAAAAGCAAGCATGAGTCAGATGAACCTGCAAACAGAGAATCTGATCCTCACACACATAAAGGCGATGCTGCATTGGAGTTCATTAAGCATGTCTGTGCAGTTCTTGCTCTTGATCAGAATGTTCAGCATGATATTTTG
- the LOC8056088 gene encoding peroxidase 5, with the protein MAKLNATVVAALLSLSVLLAFLAGQSFAGRYYYDKVQDKVRKEVEKAMANNPTIGPALVRLVFHDCWVNGCDGSVLLDRTPTDGTNTEKNATNNIGLAGFEVIDAIKQKVGTDVSCADIVAFAARDAADILSGGKIFYTLRGGRKDGVVSSAAAADANLPHPNFDFDQLRDNFAAASSRGRSFTVEELVVLSGAHSIGVAHLSSYQDRLLGGPDSTPIDSRYQAALNKTTPPALLESGQNPTVPNNARDETDAFQEDAAYDAVAMGVNPRRGVLDNSYYHNNLVNKVLFKSDWVLRTDGFAASKLLERRRGSPEFARITYDGRQRF; encoded by the exons atgGCGAAGCTCAACGCCACCGTCGTCGCTGCTTTGCTCTCTCTGTCCGTGCTGCTCGCCTTCCTCGCCGGGCAGTCGTTTGCCGGGCGCTACTACTACGACAAAGTCCAGGACAAGGTGAGGAAGGAAGTGGAGAAGGCCATGGCAAACAACCCCACCATCGGCCCCGCCCTTGTTCGCTTGGTGTTCCATGACTGCTGGGTCAAT GGTTGCGATGGCTCCGTGCTCCTAGACAGGACGCCGACTGACGGCACCAACACCGAGAAGAACGCGACCAACAACATCGGCCTCGCAGGCTTCGAGGTGATCGACGCCATCAAGCAGAAGGTCGGCACCGACGTCTCCTGCGCCGACATCGTGGCCTTCGCAGCGCGCGACGCGGCCGACATCCTCAGCGGCGGAAAGATCTTCTACACCCTCCGCGGCGGCCGCAAGGACGGCGTCGTCTCGTCCGCCGCGGCCGCGGACGCCAACCTGCCGCACCCCAACTTCGACTTCGACCAGCTCAGGGACAACTTCGCCGCGGCCAGCAGCCGAGGCAGGAGCTTCACCGTCGAGGAGCTCGTCGTCCTCTCCGGCGCGCACTCCATCGGCGTCGCTCACCTCTCGTCCTACCAGGACCGACTGCTGGGGGGACCCGACTCCACGCCCATCGATTCCCGATACCAGGCGGCGCTCAACAAGACCACGCCTCCGGCGTTGCTCGAGAGTGGGCAGAACCCGACGGTGCCCAACAACGCCCGCGACGAGACCGACGCGTTCCAGGAGGACGCTGCCTACGACGCCGTGGCCATGGGCGTGAACCCGAGGAGGGGCGTCCTCGACAACAGCTACTACCACAACAACCTCGTCAACAAGGTGCTCTTCAAGTCCGACTGGGTGCTACGCACGGACGGCTTCGCCGCCAGCAAGCTGTTGGAACGCCGGCGAGGATCGCCAGAGTTTGCCCGGATCACCTACGACGGCCGGCAGCGGTTTTAG